The following proteins are encoded in a genomic region of Marinitoga hydrogenitolerans DSM 16785:
- a CDS encoding SDH family Clp fold serine proteinase — translation MTTGFLGTLLWWIFIFYILMGPQMKFAQLIAGRKALLSSLSKKRNSTVITLIHRQESMGFLGFPFYKYINVEDSEEILRAIRKAPKDKPIDLIIHTPGGLVLAATQIAKALHDHPAETRVIVPHYAMSGGTLISLAADQIIMDKHAVLGPVDPQLGQNPAPSIVKAVEQKGVDKVDDQTLILADVAKKSISQVQRFIFNVLKNNMDEEKAKELSQTLTEGRWTHDYPITVEEAKELGLNISTDMPEEVYALMDLYSQPIRQRGTVEFVSYTNKK, via the coding sequence ATGACTACTGGATTTTTAGGTACCTTATTATGGTGGATTTTTATTTTCTACATATTAATGGGACCACAAATGAAGTTTGCACAATTAATCGCTGGAAGAAAAGCTTTATTATCCTCATTATCGAAAAAAAGAAACTCTACTGTTATTACTTTAATTCACAGACAAGAAAGTATGGGTTTTTTAGGTTTTCCTTTTTATAAATATATAAATGTTGAGGATAGCGAAGAGATTTTAAGAGCTATTAGAAAAGCACCAAAGGATAAACCTATTGATTTAATTATACATACACCAGGTGGACTCGTTTTAGCTGCAACACAAATCGCTAAAGCTTTACATGATCATCCAGCCGAAACAAGAGTTATTGTTCCACATTATGCTATGAGTGGCGGAACATTAATTTCTTTAGCTGCAGACCAAATTATTATGGATAAACATGCTGTGTTAGGTCCTGTTGATCCACAATTAGGTCAAAACCCTGCACCAAGTATTGTTAAAGCTGTAGAACAAAAAGGTGTGGATAAAGTTGATGATCAAACATTAATATTAGCAGATGTTGCAAAAAAATCTATATCTCAAGTTCAAAGATTTATTTTTAATGTTTTAAAGAATAATATGGATGAAGAAAAAGCTAAAGAATTATCTCAAACATTAACTGAAGGAAGATGGACACATGATTATCCAATAACAGTTGAAGAAGCTAAAGAACTTGGATTAAATATTTCAACAGACATGCCTGAAGAAGTATATGCACTAATGGATTTATATTCACAACCAATTAGACAAAGAGGAACTGTGGAATTTGTATCATATACAAATAAAAAATAG